The DNA sequence ACTCTATCATCTGCGTAAGTGTGTGCTATCCATAATAGCCAGAGTAATGCGACGACCCTTGGTGTATTCATCTGCATACGTGTGTGGAACTGGGATTGGCGAGGCCAAATATGGCACGACGCTGCAATTctgacaaaaaataaaaaaacgtcATTAATCATCATACAAATTCATCATTGCTGATGCGACTCCGCATTGGGCATAACCGCTTAACTACCAACATGTCCCAAAAGATGAAGCTGGTCCCCTCCCCTACGTACAGCTGTGGACTAGAGGACCAGACCACTGAACACATCCATGTGGCCAACTGCAGTCTCCCTCCACTGCAagctgtacggaggaaaggaagacctgaagaagacggcatcatttgtctcgctgtccgggctgacaatataactagtgtgatcgacaagaagagaGAAGAATACAAATTCATGACACTGTATGTTACGTGCCATCATTCAATTCTTTCcataagcttaccatcccgaagaaggcagtaacgtagcacaatattgattatagatataaacgtacctaacctggttactggtgtgttgtctttttatttaaaaaataaagtaaTGTAGAACAAAAATGGTCTTGGTGTCTTGTtatttttcaaagaaaagagagTAGAACACATTATTAGAACAGCTGACAAAATAAATACTAAAACTGactaaaaatgaaaaacaataaTCATGTTCTGAAAGAATACAGCTGTGGGATAAAAAATTATAACTCTGTGAGTACTTACACAATTATCTTTGATTGTCTTTCTAGTCACTACAACGTCGTGCTGTTTGTCTTGTATATGAAGAGTTGCATAAAATGCAAACAGTACACACCTGCAAAAAGCTTTGTAAATACCGTAGAAGGCCATAGAAACAGGCTAACTGATATGCTTTTATAGAAACAAAAGGGTCACACAAAACTGTGTCAAATTCTACATTAAAAAGATAAGCTGAAAGAAAAACCCACGACACGAAGACTGGCAACGCTGTCCTtgtatttttactttttttctcgtGCTTGATAAATTAACGATTTCGATTGTGTTGGTGGTTTGTAACGTCGCCAGTACCTGTTGTTGCTGATGTCGCTCATGCTATTGTTatcgttgctgttgttgttgttgttgttgttgttgttgttgttgttacgcTTTCTTGTGTTCCTGAtgttaaatgtgaccctccaccacgaaatgagtcgcatgtcacctcgcgcggttctgcgctaggcttaatataagtccggggagtgtctggtaacagtgtgagggtcaccttagtcacaggcttataactcaaacagtgttcgctcttttctaaaacggttttcaccactggatagagcataaatgtgaccctccaccacgaaatgagtcgcatgtcacctttgcatgattttcatatttttacattttcataaagatttttttatgctctatccagtggtgaaaaccgttttagaaaagagcgaaaactgtttgagttataagcctgtgactaaggtgaccctcatacTGTTACAaggcactccccggacttatatcaagcctagcgcagaaccgcgcgaggtgacatgcgactcatttcgtggtggagggtcacaaataactctttatgaaaatgtaataatatgaaaatcatgcaaaggtgacatgtgactcattccgtggtggagggtcacaaatttgCTTGCTTTTGGTTTGTTATGATTGacttttgtgtctgtttttgtttttgcttactTACAATTTCAAAGactgtgtgttttgtgtcaGTAAATGCATGCAGTCATTAGTGAGTGCAAAGCTTTTCAGTGTCATTGATGTGATTGGGAGTATTCTGTCACAGAACAATTCGAAATTACGAGactgtgtgtttgcatgagCTTGAGCATGTGCGTTTTATTGTGTTAGCGTTTTTGTAACCTTTAGATAAAGTGTTGTTTTGTAAGAATCATACATTTATAACGATCATGACCACAAGATAACGTAAAACAGGTCATGGACAAATATAGCTGTATTTTTGTCCCCAATTTTAATAGTACATAGTGATCACTTAGTATTAATTCTTTTgtagacaacacacacacagctcacaGCCTTTGACCCATTTGTATATAAGGgacgggcacagtggcgtggtggtaagacgtcggcctcctaaccgggaggtcgtgagttcgaatcccggtcgctgccgcctggtgggttaagagtggagatttttccaatctcccaggtcaacttatgtgcagacctgctagcgacttaacccccttcgtgtgtacacgcgagcacaagaccaagtgcgcacggaaaagatcctgtaatccatgtcagagctccgtgggttatggaaacacgaaaatacccagcatgcctactcaacgaaagcggatgctctcagagtatagtttggggaacccaaatggacaaacgagctcacacgttaCCAGACAAATTCtgaaacgctgaagaagaagaagaagtatataAGGGTATTTCATTTAGATAGACATGTACATCGTCACATACTTCCTCTTGTATGTACATTGTTTTATGTAGTTGCTGTTAAACTGGTTAAAGGTTTTAGTTGATGActtttcaaacaaaacaaaagaaaaagaaaaaaaccacgaaGCAACAACAACGTACACAGTGCCGTTGAATATACAAATAAAACGTAATTGTTTATGAATATCATGCATATCGCTTTTATGTTTTAATGCATCTAAATATTTCACCTGATGCACTTTTTAATCTGATATTGTAACCATGATGTGCTCATGCCCTGTAACCGTTACTTTTGTATCCTTGATTTCGTGACTTTGACTTGCAGCCGTTACAAGTGTTTGTTTCATCCAAAGACCTTGAGAAAAAGACCTCAGACCGTCACAATGCAGAACATCAGTGTACCACATGTAGCTTTACAAGATGATCGCTTTCCCCGTGATGACTACCATCCTCACAACACTCCATTGAAGGACGTGCCAGTGGTAGTGACTGTCAATCTTCAGCAGTCACTCATCACCATCACTGATCATTTTATCGGACACTCCCTTGGAAATCCAACTGCTACCCAATTGTTACATCACTGTAGGTACTAATTTCTTTACACTGCACTGCTCTGCctcatcgtgtgtgtgtgtgtgtgtgtgtgtgtgtgtgtgtgtgtgtgtgtgtgtgtgtgttttagtgtgtgtgtgtgtgtgtgtgtgtgtgtgtgcgtgtgtgtgtgtgtgtgtgtgtgtgttggtcggtaggtaggtaggctgGTATTCAGTTTTCAAAACCAGACAGAACGTGACAAAAAAAGCCAACAGGAAAGTAACTGGCACAACATTGCTTTTGGATTTAAAATCACTCTTTATTTCAAATTCTTGTGAAAACCACTTGTGTTAGAAACTGTGCTTTCTAGGTTAGACAGATGGAAACTCTTGCTTCAGGAAACACCAGGAAAGTGTAGGAATACGCTGGCACAGTCACCATACCAGGTGGTGCTGATTCAGGTTTCAGCGGCGGTAAGGTGTCATTCACCAGTTGTAGTTTGACACCGTTCAGGGAGACATATCTGCAGTGAACCAAAAATGATACGAATTTGTTTTGACCATTAATTACACATTGACTTCAATTAATTTTATACATTGAATTGCATTCATGGTCTAAAATTCTTCAAATTTACATACTACACACACCCATCCCTGTGTAAATTGGCTAGTTAAGTGTTTGGTTGAGCACACACAGGTTTCAACAAAGTTGGATCAAAATAGGATTTGAAAGACCCAGTGTTAGATCGACTAATGACGGCCCAGTGGCGTGgtggttaagacatcggcctcctcaTCTGAAGGTCCTGAGTTCACATCCCGGCCGCGGCCTGGTGGGTCAAGGATTGAGatttgttccgatctcccaggtcaacttatgtgcagacctgctagtgccttatcccccttcgtgtgtacacgcaagcacaagaccgcgtgcgcacggaaaagatcctgtaatccatgtccgagttcggtggggtataaaaacacgaaaatacccagcatattcccctcgaaatcggcgtatgctctctgaatggcggggtaaaaacggtcacacacgtaaaaatccacttgtgcaaacacatgtgtgaacgtgggagttttagcccatgaacaaagaagaagacgaagaagaagaggtggactaatgtttgtttgtgatcaTCTCGAATTGACCAGTCTTGCTAATAGACTATCTATTTAATTCTGGATGTACAACTTTGCTATTAGGAGTTGAAATGCCCTTCTTACTTGGAAACAAGTCCATCTTGGTCTCCAGGCGTCAGAGAGTAGCGAAGGCGAGGCTGGTGTGTAAACTGGGgcaggtcaaaggtcacagggTTGTTGTTGGGATTCAGGATGTAAATCGCTAAACTGCCAGCACTGAAACTGACATATTAACAGAAAGGTCAATCGATTAGTACACCAGTCAGTCAATGAATCCACCCATTCAATAATGAATCAATTGATCAAATAATCGGCTGATAAATCAAGTAGTCAATCATCGGATATAGATTGAGTTACAAAGATAACACCAGCTAACATACACGTTAACTTGCGCTGTTTTCAACATGAGTATCTTGCTCATGTCCCTATTATTGTACGAAccataaacgcacacacaccaactgtTCCAACTCACCAACTAAAACCACCcctgtaaatgtgtgtgtgtgtgtgtgtctgtatgtgtgtgtgtgtgtgtgtgtgtgtgtgtgtgtgtgtgtgtgtgtgtgtgtgtgtgtgtgcgtgtgtgtgtgttttgtgtctgtctgtgtgtgtgcgtgtctgtgtgtgtgtgtgtgtgtgtctgtgtgtgtgtgtgtgtgtgtgtgtgtgtgtgcgtgtgtgtttgtgtgtgtgtgtgtgtgtgtgtgtgcgtgtgtgcgtgtgtgtgtgtgtgtgtgtgtgtgtgtgtgtgtgtgtctgtgtgtgtgtgtgtgtgtgtgtgtctgtgtgtgtgtgtgtgtgtgtgtctgtgtttgtgtgtgtgtgtgtgtgtgtgtgtgtgtgtgtgtgtgtgtgtgtgtgtgtgagagcgtgtgtgtgtgtgtgtgtgtgtgcgtatgtgcgtgtgtgtgtctgtgtgtctgtgtctgtgtgggtttgtgtgtgttagcgtgcgtgcatgtgtgtgtgaatgtgtgtgtgtgcgtgctatAAATGTCTTTGTTGCTTTCTTTTGATgtgccggtgtaggatccggtccggtcccccctctgaagtagtcccccgggggaccaattcgtggcaaaaactgctctataatggtccccccttagacatccagcctcgtttttcttaggcattcaagccattttcaatctatatcttcgtccggtattatgtactgcacagacagcaatctctttgtttgactatattttgcagaaaataaaatagatctgatttataatgccgttcaaaagaaaaatcacatgaaataaaatgaataataaataaatactgataagaagaaatgaaaccagtctctgattctttcctttcttttctctaaaattgctggtaacattactaacattgtaacaagaaaaacgaggctggatgtctaaggggggaccattatagagcagtttttgccacgaattggtcccccgggggactacttcagaggggggaccggaccggatcctacaccggttcTGGATgcgtgggtgggtggggtgagGGGCTTTGTCCTGTTGTTGTGAGCACTAAGCCTTGTTCAATCTTCTACAAACTTGTCAGTGTCAGCACAGGCAGCGTAGACACGGACATCGTGACGTCCTGAAGCGTGGAACACAGCGCCACGTACAATCCGTTTGTACAACACTGTCAGCCAGTAATCCTGACGCCCGAAATAAGTGATAAAATAGAAATTAAACATTCTAGACAGAAACTATTTGAACAAAACATATCAGCTTATTCAATCACACAATCTTAATTTGATGTTGTAAAAATTGTCTCACAGTCATCCTTCCAGTCAGAGTGCAAACATGTTGACAGGTCAGATCTTTGCTGACACAAGCAAATTATGCAAATCCTAAATGAATATAAAGTTCGAAAAGCGTCAACAGCTAAGCAAATTATGCAAATCCTAAATGAATATAAAGTTCGAAAAGCGTCAACAGCTAAGCAAATTATGCAAATCCTAAATGAATATAAAGTTCGAAAAGCGTCAACAGCTAAGCAAATTATGCAAATCCTAAATGAATATAAAGTTCGAAAAGCGTCAACAGCTAAGCAAATTATGCAAATCCTAAATGAATATAAAGTTCGAAAAGCGTCAACAGCTAAGCAAATTATGCAAATCCTAAATGAATATAAAGTTCGAAAAGCGTCAACAGCTAAGCAAATTATGCAAATCCTAAATGAATATAAAGTTCGAAAAGCGTCAACAGCTAAGCAAATTATGCAAATCCTAAATGAATATAAAGTTCGAAAAGCGTCAACAGCTAAGCAAATTATGCAAATCCTAAATGAATATAAAGTTCGAAAAGCGTCAACAGCTAAGCAAATTATGCAAATCCTAAATGAATATAAAGTTCGAAAAGCGTCAACAGCTAAGCAAATGAGCGTTCTGACAATGACAAGAACTAGAATTGATGATACATAAATAACAAAAtacgaaagaaaaaaatggaCAGACCAATTcatgaataaataaacattGGCAAACTCTTTGAATAGGTATCACCCGGCTGTATTATTCAATAGGATATACGTGCCTTTTTCATCCTCGCGTTGAAACTGacacaaaacatgtagataaaacatataaacaacaacaacaacaacaacaacaacaacaacaacaagaaaatacAACAAATTTACACTAGGAGACACGTGCCTTTTTCATTGTCACGTTGAAACCGACACAAAACCTgtggacaaaacataaacaacaacaagaagaattAAATAAACTAAATGTACACAACATTATGCAGATAGAGCTCGTGTGATTACACACCGGATTGGGGTCGAGGTTACTGTCAAGGATGCCGTAGTGCTTTCCATAAAACACGTGACGCATCACAACCTGAATGCCCTTGGCAGCACACACACCCAGCTTGTCCAGCCATCTGAAAATACAACATATCTAGACAACGGATTGaacaattctctctctctctctctctctctctctctctctctctctctctctctctctctctctctctctctctctctctctctctctctctctctctctctctctctctctctctctctctctctctctctctctctctctctctctctcctctctctacatccgtagatgcctttcatttgtttcatgaatgttaatactatagactttttgagtggtaaatgttgaaggacgAAAGAAAATATATcgtgagtggacggatgcatgttattcattaaaagccccacaatgatgtgcttggcaaaaaaaaaaaaaaaaaaaaaaaaaattagagtGTGTGCACTATTAAGACACAAGCAAACTTGCAGCTACAGGGAGGACGTTAGCCGTGCGTCAAGAGATACCGTTATTTGgagggagaaaagcatgtcaagaTCTTGCAATTGAAGCTGATTTGTGATGAAATTCGATCGGTTTTACCCCCAAATTCGATCTATTCGAAAACGCACCGaatggttacgtcccttgaattaGAAAAGACAGATTTAGCTTTGAAgctaatttcaaagtcaaaataccattTTTCGTCACAAACTAGACTCCATGAGTTCCATCAGCAACACTTTAGAGGGGAGGGGGAATAGTCAGTGATGAGTTTATGTAAGATAAACAAAGTCGGCTGACTTCCTCCCTGTAGCTGCATGTGCAAAACACATGAGTACAACTGCTAAAGGGCACAATACACCTGAATAGTagtgatgctgcgatagggattatgacgagtacttggcctgttttcatttcacgcaacgtgtagcgggctgggataatctgcagtgcgtcgtctgtcctgctgaagttacataggtgagcgccaggccttagcaCTTTTGAAACGAGCGCACGCGGGAAGCGACCAGGgaagttttttttagtttttttttgtttttgtacaaaGGTATTGTAATACAGAAAAGTGTTTGCTCAGACGAGTATGGTCTTGGAAATGTTTGTCGGACAatcacttttttgttgttgttataaatATGCTGTAATGCAGAAAATAGATTCCGCAAAAGGATCTAGTCGTGCACATTTTAGTCAGATAGGTCCATCCTTTCTTGACCTTCGTTCACACAGATATGGTAATATACATAGAAAAAGGTTTATGCTGATCAGAACATTGAATCATTCTACTCTTACTCACAGAAATCCAGACAGGAAGCGGTCAGTCATACCCTCCACACCACCAGCCCCTGCACTTCCTGTTTCACTCAGCCATACCGGAAGCAGGGGGTCAACAGATCGACTCTGTTTAAAAGCCTGGTCCACAACGTGACCCAGATTATCCATAGTTTTTATGTCGGTGAAATAGGACAGGTTTCCATGGTGACCACTGAAGTAATACCTGGACAGAAAGGAAGCAACATTTGCaaaaaataatatatcagaacCTGCTTAAATTGTGTTCTTGTCTAAAGCATGTGGCAGTCACTTTAATGTTTGACTTTAATTTCCATCCGTTTCAAATGTGTATGCAAACCAGAAACAGCTTCAgagtatttgtgaccctccaccacggaatgagtcgcatgtcacctttgcatgattttcatgttacattttcctgaagagtttttttatgctctattcagtggtgaaaaccgttttgagaaaagagcaaaaactgtttgagttataagcctgtgactaaggtgacccacacactgttaccagacactccccggacttatattaagcctagcgcagaaccgcgcgaggtgacatgcgactcatttcgtggtggagggtcacatttgctTTAAGGACAATGGTCTACACTTGTATCGTGTACAGCTTTGTGTTCCAAGCTCCACAAGTTGGGGGCATATCAGTAATTTGTAGACATCAGTTTGAGTTATGACATCTCAAAAATGCCCCTGTGTGCCTCTGAATAGACGAATTTCGAAAATAAGAAGAAAACCGAAAGACATGTTTGAACatataaaacagaaaaagactcACTGATGAAAACTGGCTGCGCGCACAGCCTTCGATGCTCCCGCTGCCAGGAAACTGAACAGATAATGTACACATAATGTTAAACACAGAATTATTTGCAGAAAATCAAATCAATGCATGATGAATAACTTGCTGAGCATTACTTAATTCTGTTTCCATGCATGCATTACAATCGTGTAAGAGAAAACTATTTCTTTATTGTAAATGTCGGAATTCAGGTGTTTGATGGTTTTAGCTAGAAAAATAGACATGCCATACCATGACGCACACACGTCACAACCGGAAAGAAAACATGCCTTACCCCTGGAAGTAATGAGGATTTACATAGGCAGTGTCAGGCCCCATGATGAAAGACGAATAATAGTTTGGAAATTCAGACAGCACTTTCTGAAGAGTCAGGACATCTTTTGCAAGTTGCTCAGGAGTCACTACTGTCTTGAAAGGATTCCCGTAAATGTCATATTCTGTTAaaacaaaagttttttttttaatgtaacgAGTCAAAGACGAGAAGGAGAACaacaaaattgtttaaaaagacAAGAGGATAGTGTGATTTAGGAGGATTTCGTCTAATCTTAGATTACCATTACTGTTAATTTTACTTTTGAATCTGAAGCGTATTTCAATATTAGCCACAAACTTGCTTAATTGTCTCAGCAGATTTCCCTTGTAAAGTTTACTTGCTTCTTTTCatcttaaaggctgacatagtcctatttaattagtttaattacttccagggcttttcccatcgttgcggggatgtataaattaagcttcctgcaaagttttaggtt is a window from the Littorina saxatilis isolate snail1 linkage group LG10, US_GU_Lsax_2.0, whole genome shotgun sequence genome containing:
- the LOC138978053 gene encoding heparanase-like encodes the protein MHIIRASRIFIILGLSWIATASQHARSPRADSHPHNTPLKDAPVVVTVNLQQSLNTITDHFIGHSLGYPLAINLSHHFSSQKLKNLARELAPAFARVFGDGATYWVGRRKRGITPQLWDSMNNFFETSGWDLIMILDALKRHKDGSWNPDNARQLLQFSAQKNFTIAGFELGNEYDIYGNPFKTVVTPEQLAKDVLTLQKVLSEFPNYYSSFIMGPDTAYVNPHYFQGFLAAGASKAVRAASFHQYYFSGHHGNLSYFTDIKTMDNLGHVVDQAFKQSRSVDPLLPVWLSETGSAGAGGVEGMTDRFLSGFLWLDKLGVCAAKGIQVVMRHVFYGKHYGILDSNLDPNPDYWLTVLYKRIVRGAVFHASGRHDVRVYAACADTDNFSAGSLAIYILNPNNNPVTFDLPQFTHQPRLRYSLTPGDQDGLVSKYVSLNGVKLQLVNDTLPPLKPESAPPGMVTVPAYSYTFLVFPEARVSICLT